Proteins from one Ketobacter alkanivorans genomic window:
- a CDS encoding efflux RND transporter permease subunit: protein MIEAIIRWSVINRFFVLLATVMIVGMGSYALKHTPVDAIPDLSDVQVIIKTSYPGQAPQVVEDQVTYPLTTAMLSVPGAVTVRGYSFFGDSYVYVIFDEKTDLYWARSRVLEYLSQVAATLPPNANPQLGPDATGVGWIYLYALVDRSGRHDISQLRTLQDWFLKFELQTVPGVSEVASIGGMVKQYQVKVNPDKLRAFGIPLSHIQLAIRQGNQEVGASVVEMAEAEYMVRATGYIQGSEDLGNVPLGVNENGTPLLLKDVADIAIGPQMRRGIAEFNGEGETVGGVVVMRFGENAQKTIEGVKEKLEQLKKGLPEGVELIPVYDRSALIERAVDNLWEKLAEELIMVALVCIVFLLHVRSSLVAIVSLPIGILVAFIIMHWQGLNANIMSLGGIAIAIGAMIDGAIVLIENMHKHMERTPLTNENRWKVVADSASEVGPALFFSLLIITVSFIPVFTLEAQEGRMFAPLAFTKTYAMAASAALAITLVPVLMGYFIRGKVIAERKNPINASMIWLYRPAIRILLTYPKATVMTALVITAVGLLPVNKIGSEFMPPLDEGDLMYMPTTYPGISIGKARQLLQQTDKLIRTLPEVENVFGKVGRAETATDPAPLTMIETFIQLKPKDQWRPGVTPETLKSELDSLVKLPGVTNAWVMPIKTRIDMLATGIKTPVGIKVAGPDLNVIQDIGQQLETIVAGVPGTASVYSERVAGGRYLKVDIQREKAARYGLNIVDVQQVVATAIGGMNVSQTVEGLERYPINLRYPQDYRDSPESLSLLPIITPSGQRVSLADVANVYIEQGPPGIKSENARLNGWVFIDIEDVDVGTYVDRARETVAAELDLPAGYSIGWAGQYEYMQRAKEKLTYVVPLTLMIIIVLLYMNFRSVAEVLMIMVTLPLAMVGGVLLMWFEGFNFSVAAAVGFIALAGVAAETGVIMLQYLKQSYQQSLVTDDGGDEPEARLRNAIINGASLRVRPVMMTAIATIVGLIPVMFGGGTGSEVMSRIAAPMVGGMITAVLLTLFVLPVIYFLSLRYWGKRCGL from the coding sequence ATGATTGAAGCCATTATTCGTTGGTCTGTAATTAATCGTTTTTTTGTTTTGCTTGCAACGGTAATGATTGTCGGTATGGGGAGTTATGCCTTAAAACATACACCGGTTGATGCCATTCCCGACCTGTCGGATGTGCAGGTGATTATTAAAACCAGCTACCCAGGGCAGGCGCCTCAGGTGGTCGAAGATCAAGTTACCTATCCTCTCACCACTGCGATGTTGTCTGTTCCTGGTGCGGTAACCGTGCGAGGTTATTCATTCTTTGGTGATTCCTACGTATACGTGATATTTGACGAAAAAACAGACCTGTACTGGGCGCGCAGTCGCGTTCTGGAATATCTGAGTCAGGTTGCTGCAACCTTGCCACCTAATGCCAATCCGCAACTGGGGCCAGATGCCACTGGTGTGGGTTGGATCTATCTGTATGCGTTAGTGGATAGAAGCGGCCGCCACGACATCAGCCAGCTGCGCACACTGCAAGACTGGTTTTTGAAATTCGAACTGCAGACCGTGCCCGGCGTGTCTGAGGTGGCCTCAATTGGGGGCATGGTGAAGCAGTATCAGGTGAAAGTTAACCCCGATAAATTGCGGGCCTTCGGCATACCGTTGTCCCATATTCAGCTTGCCATTCGGCAAGGCAATCAGGAAGTGGGCGCCTCGGTTGTAGAAATGGCTGAGGCTGAATACATGGTGCGTGCCACAGGGTACATACAGGGCTCGGAAGATCTGGGTAATGTGCCATTGGGCGTAAATGAGAATGGAACCCCCCTGTTGCTAAAGGATGTAGCCGATATTGCCATTGGCCCCCAGATGCGAAGAGGTATCGCGGAGTTTAACGGTGAGGGCGAGACGGTGGGTGGTGTCGTGGTGATGCGCTTTGGTGAGAATGCTCAAAAAACCATTGAAGGCGTCAAGGAGAAGCTTGAACAGCTAAAGAAAGGATTGCCGGAGGGAGTAGAGTTAATACCGGTTTATGATCGGTCTGCACTTATTGAGCGAGCCGTAGATAATCTGTGGGAAAAATTAGCAGAGGAATTGATAATGGTTGCACTTGTTTGCATTGTGTTTCTTCTGCATGTGCGCTCCTCGCTTGTCGCTATCGTTAGTTTGCCCATCGGAATTTTGGTTGCGTTTATTATCATGCATTGGCAGGGTTTGAATGCCAATATTATGTCCCTGGGAGGGATTGCCATTGCGATTGGGGCAATGATAGATGGAGCCATTGTGCTTATTGAAAACATGCACAAGCATATGGAGCGTACCCCACTCACCAATGAAAATCGATGGAAGGTGGTGGCTGATTCGGCCAGCGAAGTTGGGCCGGCACTGTTTTTCAGCCTGTTGATAATCACGGTCAGCTTTATACCTGTGTTTACGTTGGAGGCGCAGGAGGGGCGAATGTTCGCACCACTAGCCTTTACTAAAACCTATGCTATGGCTGCTTCAGCCGCTTTGGCGATTACGCTGGTTCCGGTTCTTATGGGTTACTTCATCCGCGGTAAAGTAATTGCGGAGAGAAAGAACCCGATTAACGCCAGTATGATTTGGCTATATCGACCGGCAATCCGTATTTTGCTGACATACCCTAAGGCGACGGTAATGACGGCATTAGTGATTACAGCGGTGGGGCTTTTGCCAGTAAATAAGATCGGCAGCGAATTTATGCCACCACTGGATGAAGGGGATCTGATGTATATGCCCACAACTTATCCTGGTATTTCTATAGGCAAAGCTCGCCAACTGTTGCAGCAGACCGACAAGCTGATCCGTACCTTACCCGAGGTGGAGAATGTGTTCGGTAAAGTAGGTAGAGCTGAGACCGCAACCGATCCCGCACCGCTCACCATGATCGAGACCTTTATTCAACTGAAACCGAAAGATCAGTGGCGGCCTGGTGTTACGCCAGAAACATTAAAGTCGGAGCTGGATTCGCTGGTGAAATTGCCTGGTGTTACCAATGCCTGGGTTATGCCAATCAAAACTCGAATTGATATGTTGGCCACGGGGATCAAAACCCCAGTGGGTATTAAAGTGGCGGGGCCGGATCTCAACGTCATTCAAGATATCGGGCAGCAATTGGAAACCATCGTTGCAGGTGTGCCAGGTACTGCATCGGTGTATTCCGAACGGGTTGCTGGCGGTCGTTATCTGAAAGTGGATATACAACGGGAAAAGGCCGCGCGATACGGGCTTAATATTGTCGATGTGCAACAGGTTGTGGCAACGGCTATTGGGGGCATGAACGTTTCCCAAACGGTTGAGGGGTTGGAGCGTTATCCCATAAATTTACGCTACCCGCAGGATTACCGAGATAGCCCGGAAAGCTTATCTCTATTACCTATCATAACGCCATCAGGTCAGCGGGTTTCCCTGGCGGATGTTGCAAACGTCTATATAGAGCAAGGACCACCGGGTATAAAAAGTGAGAACGCGCGACTCAATGGATGGGTTTTTATCGATATTGAGGACGTCGACGTAGGTACTTATGTCGATCGAGCACGGGAAACAGTGGCTGCCGAACTTGATTTGCCGGCAGGATACTCTATTGGATGGGCTGGGCAGTATGAGTATATGCAGCGGGCCAAAGAGAAACTCACCTACGTGGTTCCTTTAACTCTGATGATTATTATAGTGCTGCTGTATATGAACTTCCGCAGCGTTGCTGAGGTGCTTATGATTATGGTTACTTTGCCGCTGGCCATGGTTGGCGGAGTATTGTTGATGTGGTTCGAGGGTTTTAATTTCTCGGTTGCGGCTGCAGTGGGTTTTATTGCTTTGGCGGGGGTGGCGGCGGAAACCGGCGTCATCATGCTTCAATATCTTAAGCAATCTTATCAGCAGTCGCTAGTAACAGATGATGGAGGTGACGAGCCCGAAGCCCGGCTACGTAATGCCATAATTAATGGTGCCAGTTTAAGGGTCAGGCCTGTGATGATGACAGCCATTGCAACCATTGTGGGTCTGATTCCTGTTATGTTTGGCGGTGGTACTGGGTCTGAGGTGATGAGTAGAATAGCCGCGCCGATGGTTGGTGGGATGATCACAGCAGTGTTGCTGACGCTATTTGTGCTTCCAGTTATCTATTTTCTTTCGTTGCGGTATTGGGGCAAGCGATGTGGTCTGTAA
- a CDS encoding efflux RND transporter periplasmic adaptor subunit has product MNKIVIGVWLLVGCFIGAGLTLVVAPNLTTTPAGEVSQAKPEPLYWVAPMDPGYRRDQPGKSPMGMDLIPVYADASTDSGPGTVSISPEVVNNLGVRTVKAQAGALLTEINTVGYVQYNQDKLIHIHPRVQGWVEKLYLKAEGDPVRAGQPLYDLYSPALVNAQEEMVLALERNNTRLISAAQDRLRALQLSDTTIQQLRKTRKVHQTITVYSPQDGVIDNLNIREGFFIQPGTTVMSIGSLDEVWVEAEVFERQASLVQVGAPVSMTLDYTPGKEWLGKVDYVYPTLDEKTRTIKLRMRFDNPNRQLKPNMFAQVTVHAQSSDSAVLIPREALIRTGKVDRVVLALGDGRFKSINVQVGRIAENNVEILAGIMVGDDVVSSAQFLLDSESSKTSDFMRMHYASEAKQNASAEVMGVIRSIDAASRNLNIDREAIPKWNRGPANMDFNVMDGVDLAGLKVGMRIHFMFEVSVEGEFMITRIHAMPIEPKGADHGAMSHD; this is encoded by the coding sequence ATGAATAAAATAGTAATAGGTGTATGGCTGTTGGTTGGTTGCTTCATTGGCGCGGGCTTGACCCTGGTCGTTGCGCCTAATCTGACAACAACTCCAGCCGGAGAGGTGTCACAGGCCAAACCGGAACCTCTGTATTGGGTGGCACCGATGGATCCGGGATACCGGCGAGATCAACCAGGCAAGTCCCCAATGGGTATGGATTTGATACCGGTTTATGCTGATGCTAGCACTGATAGCGGGCCTGGTACGGTGTCGATTTCGCCTGAAGTGGTCAACAATTTAGGGGTGCGGACAGTCAAGGCTCAAGCGGGAGCCCTATTAACCGAGATCAACACTGTTGGCTACGTGCAATACAACCAGGATAAGTTGATACATATCCACCCCAGGGTGCAAGGCTGGGTGGAAAAGTTATACCTGAAAGCCGAAGGCGACCCGGTACGGGCAGGCCAACCGCTTTATGATTTATATTCACCTGCTCTAGTAAACGCGCAAGAGGAAATGGTGTTGGCGTTAGAGCGAAACAACACCCGCTTAATAAGCGCGGCTCAGGATAGGCTGAGGGCGTTGCAATTGTCGGATACAACGATCCAGCAGCTGCGAAAAACCCGTAAGGTTCACCAGACCATAACGGTATATTCACCACAAGATGGCGTGATAGATAACCTCAATATTCGCGAAGGTTTTTTTATTCAGCCCGGTACCACGGTTATGTCAATCGGCTCGCTGGATGAAGTGTGGGTAGAGGCAGAGGTGTTTGAGCGGCAGGCATCGTTGGTCCAGGTAGGCGCTCCTGTGAGCATGACGTTGGATTACACACCAGGCAAGGAATGGCTGGGAAAGGTGGATTATGTCTATCCTACCCTGGATGAGAAGACCCGAACCATAAAACTGCGTATGCGCTTTGACAACCCAAATCGACAGTTGAAGCCCAATATGTTTGCCCAGGTTACCGTGCATGCTCAATCCAGTGACAGCGCGGTGCTGATCCCGCGAGAGGCATTGATCAGAACGGGGAAAGTGGATCGTGTAGTGTTGGCTTTGGGCGATGGACGCTTCAAATCGATAAATGTGCAGGTAGGGCGTATCGCTGAAAATAATGTTGAGATTCTGGCTGGCATAATGGTCGGTGATGATGTGGTTTCATCAGCGCAGTTCTTATTGGATTCGGAATCATCTAAAACTTCAGACTTCATGCGCATGCACTATGCAAGTGAGGCTAAGCAGAATGCCTCTGCTGAAGTCATGGGCGTTATTAGATCGATAGACGCAGCTTCGAGAAACCTGAATATTGATCGTGAAGCGATTCCCAAGTGGAATCGAGGTCCCGCCAATATGGATTTTAATGTCATGGACGGAGTTGACCTTGCTGGTCTGAAAGTCGGGATGCGCATCCACTTTATGTTTGAGGTGAGTGTTGAGGGTGAGTTTATGATCACCCGCATACATGCAATGCCGATTGAGCCGAAGGGTGCAGATCACGGAGCGATGAGCCATGATTGA
- a CDS encoding TolC family protein, which translates to MISPFLKSVLVPFSLGAILFSPPAPADPLSLQQAINLAQRYDPWLQGSLHDQRSMEDMSVASGALPDPKVSLAFANLPTNTWDFDQEPMTQFKVGVSQMFPRGDQRGLQQKKMQLMSQRMPFERAERLAQIRLQVSTMWLDAWQAQQSVELIKRNYYLFEQMSEITQSSYASAMGHTRQQDVIRAQLELTRLEDRLVSLEQQRDSNFAALGQWIAQFEGGPTSEEDALIVQRSVTSLPTEDPELAVIAPAWLLQEQKSDWQQLSQIFMAHPSVRMLEQKIYVSRTEVDLAQQKYSPEWGVNASYGYRDDDPVGSERADFFSVGVTLDVPLFTANRQDREVSAAVSKVESVKTEKWLRLKSMLSGFESMRAQWQRLNQRHELYRTTLLPQAHEQAEASLTAYTNESGEFSEVMRARIAELNAQIDALNIFVQQKKVTAHLNYYFASADHAQQGGYHHE; encoded by the coding sequence ATGATCAGTCCGTTTTTGAAATCTGTGTTAGTTCCATTCAGTCTTGGGGCGATATTGTTCAGCCCCCCCGCGCCCGCTGATCCTCTGTCTTTGCAGCAGGCCATCAACTTGGCGCAACGTTACGATCCATGGCTGCAAGGTAGCCTTCATGATCAGCGATCCATGGAGGACATGAGTGTCGCTTCTGGAGCACTGCCTGATCCCAAGGTCAGCTTGGCCTTTGCTAACCTACCCACAAATACATGGGACTTTGATCAGGAGCCGATGACCCAATTCAAGGTCGGCGTTAGTCAGATGTTCCCCCGTGGCGATCAGCGTGGGTTACAGCAAAAAAAGATGCAGCTGATGAGTCAGCGAATGCCCTTCGAGCGAGCTGAACGATTGGCGCAGATTCGGCTGCAGGTGAGCACAATGTGGCTGGATGCGTGGCAAGCCCAGCAATCAGTGGAGCTGATCAAACGTAATTACTATCTGTTTGAGCAAATGTCGGAGATCACGCAGAGCAGCTATGCCTCTGCCATGGGTCATACCCGACAACAGGATGTGATCCGTGCTCAGCTGGAACTGACGCGGTTGGAAGATCGGCTTGTTAGTCTGGAGCAGCAGCGTGACAGTAATTTTGCCGCATTGGGGCAATGGATCGCACAATTTGAAGGGGGGCCGACCAGTGAAGAGGATGCATTGATCGTGCAGCGGTCGGTTACATCGCTGCCTACAGAAGATCCAGAGCTTGCTGTTATTGCACCAGCGTGGTTGTTGCAGGAACAGAAAAGTGACTGGCAACAATTATCGCAGATCTTCATGGCGCATCCTTCAGTGCGTATGCTGGAACAAAAGATTTATGTCAGTCGTACGGAAGTGGATCTGGCGCAACAAAAATACAGCCCAGAGTGGGGTGTTAATGCGAGCTATGGGTATCGTGATGATGACCCTGTGGGCAGTGAACGGGCTGATTTCTTTTCAGTAGGCGTAACCTTGGATGTGCCCTTGTTTACTGCCAATCGCCAGGATCGCGAGGTGTCGGCGGCGGTTTCGAAAGTGGAATCGGTTAAAACCGAAAAATGGCTGCGGCTTAAATCCATGTTGTCGGGTTTCGAATCCATGCGAGCACAATGGCAGCGGCTTAATCAGCGGCATGAATTGTATCGCACTACATTGTTGCCCCAAGCCCACGAGCAGGCGGAAGCCTCCCTTACAGCCTATACCAATGAGAGCGGCGAATTTTCCGAGGTAATGCGTGCACGCATAGCGGAACTGAATGCACAAATTGACGCGCTGAATATCTTTGTGCAACAGAAAAAAGTTACCGCACACTTAAACTACTATTTTGCCAGCGCCGACCACGCGCAGCAGGGGGGATATCATCATGAATAA
- a CDS encoding acyl-CoA dehydrogenase family protein, producing MSEQNEELELFRDMVLRFLQQEIEPHFEEWEKNHMMPREVWNTMGEAGLLLVDMPEEYGSAGADFEVTQMIMWEMSRLGYAGIATGYNIHANICAPYVNNIGTQAQKDKWLPKMVTGEVVTAIAMTEPGAGSDLAALRTTAVKDGDEYVLNGSKVFITNGIHADMVIVCAKTDPKAGAKGISLFLVDTTLPGFSTGKKIEKIGQHSSDTAELFFSDLRVPADALLGEEGKGFVYLMEELPRERLGCSTQAVGAAQGALDLAAAYVQERKAFGQPIAKFQNTRFKMADVKTDIELSLALLEKNITKFKQGKMTVDDAAVLKLATTEMQLRAVNECLQMFGGYGYTVEYPISRFYVDARIQTIYAGSSEIMKEVISRSIVGR from the coding sequence ATGAGTGAACAGAATGAAGAACTGGAACTCTTTCGTGACATGGTTTTGCGTTTCCTGCAGCAGGAAATAGAACCCCATTTTGAAGAATGGGAAAAGAACCACATGATGCCACGCGAGGTTTGGAACACCATGGGTGAGGCTGGCCTGCTGTTGGTGGATATGCCAGAAGAATATGGTTCCGCCGGTGCAGACTTTGAAGTGACCCAGATGATTATGTGGGAAATGTCCCGTTTGGGTTATGCCGGCATTGCTACCGGTTACAATATTCACGCCAATATCTGCGCGCCGTATGTTAACAATATCGGCACACAGGCCCAGAAAGACAAATGGTTACCCAAAATGGTAACCGGCGAAGTGGTTACCGCAATTGCCATGACTGAGCCCGGCGCTGGAAGTGACCTCGCTGCGTTGCGTACCACGGCAGTAAAAGATGGCGATGAGTACGTGCTTAACGGCTCTAAAGTCTTTATTACCAATGGTATTCATGCCGACATGGTGATTGTCTGTGCCAAAACCGACCCCAAGGCCGGAGCCAAAGGCATATCTTTATTCCTGGTGGACACTACGCTACCGGGTTTCTCTACCGGTAAAAAGATCGAAAAAATTGGTCAGCATTCCAGTGATACTGCTGAGCTTTTCTTCAGTGATCTGCGAGTGCCGGCGGATGCTCTGCTGGGTGAAGAGGGCAAAGGCTTTGTCTACCTGATGGAGGAGTTGCCCCGTGAGCGTCTGGGATGTTCGACTCAGGCGGTAGGTGCAGCTCAGGGCGCATTGGATCTGGCAGCTGCATATGTGCAGGAGCGCAAGGCGTTTGGTCAGCCTATTGCTAAGTTCCAGAACACCCGTTTCAAAATGGCCGATGTGAAAACTGACATCGAACTGAGCCTGGCTCTGTTAGAGAAAAACATCACCAAGTTCAAACAAGGCAAGATGACTGTCGACGATGCGGCTGTACTCAAGCTGGCCACCACCGAGATGCAATTACGCGCGGTAAACGAGTGTCTGCAGATGTTTGGCGGCTACGGTTATACTGTCGAATACCCTATCTCCCGCTTTTATGTCGATGCGCGAATCCAGACGATCTACGCTGGCTCTTCCGAAATCATGAAAGAAGTCATCTCTCGCAGCATCGTGGGCCGATAA
- a CDS encoding AraC family transcriptional regulator, with the protein MKAHYTNHTVSIYFARAYLERGRQLGLDCNALMAYANLTPALIADDRARLAPYQLARLLHKVMVDGDDEFMGLAAERSRFGIFTLLSERLIHCQTLREALLETRRFYRLVTGSVLFEIDEAVDVTRLYVQMTAPEQDPDFIMTELLMLIWHRFPSWLIAEVIPLNAVHMAMPVPQHNREYRLLFPCPAAFEQDANCLIMPTYMMERPIQRSSEQLRKYLAKVPLVWFRKLQFVEQLTERVTHILKHCDDLQRISVEHVAQQLHMTSRTLRRKLTAEGTQFQILKDNVRRERAIFWLSQKASIKEAAIKTGYTETASFIRAFKNWTGMSPGQYKRNLNVR; encoded by the coding sequence ATGAAAGCCCATTACACCAATCACACTGTTTCTATTTACTTTGCGCGAGCCTACCTCGAGCGGGGCCGACAACTGGGGTTGGATTGCAATGCGCTGATGGCTTATGCCAATCTCACGCCTGCGCTCATTGCAGACGACCGCGCCCGGCTTGCGCCCTACCAACTCGCCAGGCTGCTGCACAAGGTAATGGTGGACGGTGATGACGAGTTCATGGGGTTGGCGGCCGAACGCTCCCGCTTTGGCATATTCACTTTGTTATCAGAGCGCTTGATTCATTGCCAAACCCTGCGAGAGGCCCTACTGGAAACCCGTCGCTTCTACCGACTGGTCACAGGATCTGTATTGTTTGAGATTGATGAGGCTGTAGACGTCACTCGGCTCTATGTGCAGATGACTGCTCCTGAACAAGATCCGGACTTCATAATGACTGAGTTGCTAATGCTGATTTGGCACCGTTTTCCATCCTGGCTGATTGCCGAAGTCATCCCACTGAACGCCGTACACATGGCCATGCCGGTACCACAACACAACCGGGAATATCGCTTGCTGTTCCCCTGTCCGGCAGCATTCGAACAGGACGCTAATTGCCTGATAATGCCAACCTATATGATGGAACGCCCAATTCAGCGTAGCTCAGAGCAACTGCGCAAATATCTGGCCAAGGTTCCTTTGGTTTGGTTTCGCAAACTGCAATTTGTTGAGCAATTGACTGAGCGTGTGACTCACATTTTAAAACACTGTGATGACCTGCAGCGTATATCCGTGGAACATGTCGCACAGCAACTGCATATGACATCCCGCACCTTACGTCGCAAACTCACGGCAGAAGGCACCCAGTTCCAGATACTGAAAGACAACGTGCGGCGTGAACGTGCTATTTTCTGGTTGAGCCAGAAAGCCTCCATCAAGGAAGCCGCCATCAAAACCGGCTATACCGAAACCGCATCGTTTATTCGCGCATTTAAAAACTGGACGGGGATGTCGCCAGGCCAATACAAGCGCAACCTGAATGTGCGTTAA
- a CDS encoding ferritin-like domain-containing protein, which translates to MSQLLYQDEAVFLAHSVALEQEAAERLYELANAMAVHNNRPLHDLLTELAGYSEHHAAEVVKLAAGKALPTLQAWEYSWPKEESPEVFHYSSVHYLMTAEQVLQLALEVEQSAQSFYADVANRSPDPGLRAMAENFAHEEQEHVQAVQARLQQLQSSAVTLDPTDFDPPHMPE; encoded by the coding sequence ATGAGCCAATTACTCTACCAGGATGAAGCGGTGTTTCTGGCCCACAGCGTTGCCCTTGAGCAAGAAGCCGCAGAACGGCTCTATGAACTGGCCAACGCAATGGCTGTACACAATAACCGGCCTCTGCATGATCTGCTTACTGAGCTTGCCGGTTACAGTGAACATCATGCTGCAGAGGTAGTGAAACTGGCAGCAGGTAAAGCGTTGCCAACGTTGCAGGCATGGGAATACTCATGGCCAAAGGAAGAGTCCCCGGAAGTATTTCATTATAGCAGCGTACACTATCTAATGACGGCAGAGCAGGTGTTGCAGCTGGCTTTGGAAGTGGAGCAGAGCGCACAAAGTTTCTATGCCGATGTGGCTAACCGTAGCCCCGACCCTGGGTTAAGGGCTATGGCTGAAAACTTTGCCCATGAAGAGCAGGAACACGTGCAGGCAGTGCAGGCGCGCCTGCAACAATTGCAGAGCAGCGCTGTGACGTTGGATCCTACGGATTTTGATCCGCCCCATATGCCAGAGTAG
- a CDS encoding 2-oxoacid:ferredoxin oxidoreductase subunit beta: MLKAKDYKSDVKPIWCPGCGHYSVLNAITKAFSALEQAPESSVLVSGIGCSSRLPAYVNSYGFHGVHGRALPVAAGLKVARPELNVIALGGDGDGFSIGGNHFIHACRRNVNIVYVVMDNEVYGMTKGQASPTTPEHWDHSKLTPHGPEVRPFQPCAIALAAGASFIARGHSGDPNGLAKILYDAVQHPGFAFVQVLSQCVTFCPEQAQWKDIVHLEEVCTADPVAAANFLHGDDGFAKGVFYRNPRPVWPVTHEQQGSSDIRRGFAL, translated from the coding sequence GTGCTTAAAGCCAAAGATTATAAATCAGATGTTAAGCCCATCTGGTGTCCGGGGTGTGGGCACTACAGCGTACTGAACGCCATCACCAAGGCTTTTTCAGCTTTGGAACAAGCGCCGGAAAGTTCAGTGCTGGTGTCCGGTATTGGTTGTTCCTCGCGCCTGCCTGCCTATGTGAACAGTTATGGGTTTCATGGTGTACACGGTCGAGCCTTGCCGGTTGCGGCGGGCTTAAAGGTGGCGCGACCAGAACTTAACGTTATCGCCCTGGGCGGAGACGGCGATGGTTTCTCCATTGGCGGCAATCACTTTATTCATGCCTGTCGCCGCAATGTGAATATTGTCTATGTGGTGATGGATAACGAAGTTTACGGTATGACAAAAGGTCAGGCATCCCCGACTACACCAGAGCATTGGGATCACAGCAAGCTCACGCCTCATGGCCCGGAGGTGCGGCCGTTTCAACCGTGTGCCATTGCACTTGCTGCAGGAGCCAGTTTTATCGCGCGCGGTCACTCTGGCGATCCTAACGGCTTGGCGAAAATTCTTTATGATGCTGTTCAGCATCCTGGTTTTGCGTTTGTGCAGGTACTCAGTCAGTGTGTTACCTTCTGCCCGGAACAGGCCCAGTGGAAAGATATTGTTCATCTGGAGGAAGTTTGCACCGCCGATCCGGTGGCCGCTGCCAATTTTCTACATGGTGATGATGGTTTCGCCAAAGGTGTTTTTTATCGTAACCCCAGACCAGTATGGCCAGTCACACATGAGCAGCAAGGCAGCAGCGATATTAGAAGGGGATTCGCCCTATGA